A stretch of the Ornithodoros turicata isolate Travis chromosome 4, ASM3712646v1, whole genome shotgun sequence genome encodes the following:
- the LOC135392390 gene encoding uncharacterized protein K02A2.6-like — MEAQRTDGLSQGVVRWLDTTGSADAGDAEERFDSYQLSEDSLLVRYIPQADDEEVGGTAEVELYSLRKLLSARIWDRLLDVFSRFGFPVQLITDNASYFTSKVFGDTCWALSIRHKKTSPYHPQANITERVNRNIKMMIVTLTSRHKDWDARLTEIGFATRTTENRSTGFTPAYLNFGREIVFALENTLRTLREQPRRPYARYAEDIRNRLSTAVRCARENLKVARLQQASQYNKGRR; from the coding sequence ATGGAAGCCCAGAGGACGGACGGACTCTCTCAGGGTGTAGTAAGGTGGCTGGACACAACGGGCTCAGCGGACGCCGGAGACGCTGAAGAGAGGTTcgactcctatcagctgagcgAGGATAGTCTTCTGGTGAGGTACATCccccaggcggacgacgaggaggtCGGCGGCACGGCGGAGGTTGAGCTGTATTCCCTGCGGAAATTGCTGTCAGCTCGGATCTGGGATCGACTGCTGGATGTCTTTTCGCGGTTTGGATTCCCGGTCCAGCTtatcacggataacgcctcgtactttacaagtaaggtgttcggCGACACATGCTGGGCATTGAGTATCCGACACAAGAAGACGTCCCCCTATCACCCTCAGGCAAACATAACTGAGCGGGTTAATAGGAATATCAAAATGATGATCGTAACGCTTACCAGCAGGCATAAGGATTGGGACGCGCGTCTAACCGAGATTGGCTTCGCCACTCGTACGACGGAAAATAGGTCTACTGGGTTCACCCCTGCCTATTTGAATTTTGGACGGGAAATAGTATTCGCACTGGAAAACACGCTACGAACACTGAGGGAACAACCTCGTCGCCCGTATGCACGATATGCGGAAGACATTCGCAACCGTCTCTCAACTGCAGTTCGTTGTGCACGTGAGAATCTTAAGGTCGCACGACTGCAGCAAGCATCCCAGTACAACAAGGGTCGACGCTAG